The Bubalus kerabau isolate K-KA32 ecotype Philippines breed swamp buffalo chromosome 16, PCC_UOA_SB_1v2, whole genome shotgun sequence genome includes a region encoding these proteins:
- the SMTN gene encoding smoothelin isoform X6 — protein MADETLAGLDEGALRKLLEVTADLAERRRIRSAIRELQRQELEREEEALASKRFRAERQDNKENWLHSQQREAEQRAALARLAGRLESMNDVEELTALLRGAAEYEERKLIRAAIRRVRAQEIEAATLAGRLYSGRPNSGSREDSKGQAARRLEPCEVPKPEEQKQQVEVPEPTPTPSSTSRDVTTVTLLLRAPPRDTPSPPASADGSPTTTSPEPPLEPAEEALCPAPEALGSPEPPPSPPRATSPEPQEPPATPSTDGQVVDKFPPSPTEPPAAQGPTKGRSDTKRADLADPRPCQHSLSVLSPRQPAQNREPTPLASGPSPFQRAGSVRDRVRKFTSDSPMAAGLQEGPPRAALGPSTPARLPGPSHTSTTPATSSSSSGPSSRGTARPLAQLQSCPPEEGPRGRGLAVRSLENRAGGPVARSEEPSAPLPVAVGAAEPGASMKTTFTIEIKDGRGQASTGRVLLPTGNQRAELTLGLRAPPTLLSTSSGGKSTITHISSPGNLARLGSVTHVTSFSPASLGSRGGCSIKAAEDAGTPVAHPPAFSTRRRSSAGPAHSASLMEPEPAEPPSAAVEVANGAEQTRVDKAPGSRSPLSAEELMAIEDESVLDKMLDQTTDFEERKLIRAALRELRQRKRDQRDKERERRLQEARARPWEGRGNTTTKTSTRHSQQTANGSAVSTVTKTERLVQSNDGTRTARTTTVESSFVRRSENGGGSTMMQTKTFSSSSSKKMGSIFDREDEASPRSGSLAALEKRQAEKKKELMKAQSLPKTSASQARKAMIEKLEKEGAAGSPGGPRMAVQRSTSFGVPNANSIKQMLLDWCRAKTRGYEHVDIQNFSSSWSDGMAFCALVHNFFPEAFDYGQLSPQNRRQNFEVAFSSAEMLVDCVPLVEVEDMMIMGKKPDPKCVFTYVQSLYNHLRRHELRLRGKNV, from the exons ATGGCAGACGAAACCttagctgggctggatgagggaGCCCTGCGGAAGCTG TTGGAGGTCACAGCGGATCTGGCAGAGCGGCGACGCATCCGCTCGGCCATCCGGGAGCTGCAGCGGCAGGAGCTGGAACGCGAGGAGGAGGCCCTGGCATCCAAGCGCTTCCGCGCCGAGCGGCAGGACAACAAGGAGAACTGGCTGCA CTCCCAGCAGCGGGAGGCTGAGCAGCGGGCTGCTCTGGCACGGCTGGCAGGACGGCTGGAGTCAATGAACGACGTGGAGGAGCTGACCGCACTG CTGCGGGGCGCCGCGGAATACGAGGAGCGGAAGCTGATCCGAGCCGCCATCCGCCGTGTGCGGGCCCAGGAGATCGAGG ccGCCACCTTGGCTGGAAGGCTGTACAGCGGGCGTCCCAACAGTGGCTCAAGAGAGGACAGCAAGGGGCAGGCAGCACGACGGCTAGAACCGTGTGAG GTGCCAAAGCCAGAGGAACAGAAGCAGCAGGTGGAGGTCCCAGAGCCAACCCCGACCCCCAGCAGCACCAGCCGGGATGTAACCACGGTGACACTCCTGCTGCGGGCCCCTCCCAGGGACACACCCAGCCCACCTGCCTCAGCCGATGGTTCGCCCACCACTACCTCTCCTGAGCCTCCGCTGGAGCCTGCCGAGGAGGCCCTGTGCCCTGCCCCTGAGGCTCTGGGCAGTCCCGAGCCTCCCCCAAGCCCACCCAGGGCCACCAGCCCTGAGCCCCAGGAGCCTCCAGCCACCCCCAGCACAGACGGGCAGGTGGTCGACAAG TTCCCGCCCAGCCCCACGGAGCCCCCTGCCGCCCAAGGCCCCACCAAAGGTCGCTCGGACACAAAGAGAGCAG ACCTGGCTGACCCTCGCCCCTGCCAACACTCCCTGTCTGTGCTCAGCCCCCGCCAGCCAGCCCAGAACCGAG AGCCCACCCCCCTCGCCAGCGGACCTTCCCCGTTCCAGCGGGCGGGCTCCGTCCGGGACCGCGTGCGCAAGTTCACATCGGACTCTCCTATGGCTGCTGGGCTCCAGGAAGGCCCACCCCGCGCGGCCCTCGGCCCCTcgacccctgccaggctcccaggCCCCTCCCACACCAGCACCACCcctgccacctcctcctcctccagtggCCCCTCCTCGCGGGGAACAGCCCGGCCCCTGGCCCAGCTTCAGAGCTGCCCTCCGGAGGAGGGCCCCAGGGGGCGGGGCTTGGCCGTCAGGTCCCTTGAAAACAGAGCAGGGGGGCCCGTGGCCCGCTCAGAGGAGCCCAGCGCCCCGCTGCCCGTGGCCGTGGGCGCCGCCGAGCCAGGGGCCAGTATGAAGACCACATTCACCATCGAGATCAAGGATGGCCGGGGCCAGGCCTCCACAGGCCGGGTGCTGCTGCCCACGGGCAACCAGAGGGCAG AACTGACGCTGGGGCTGCGGGCGCCCCCCACCCTCCTTAGCACCAGCAGTGGGGGCAAGAGCACCATCACCCATATCAGCAGCCCTGGGAACCTAGCCCGGCTGGGCAGTGTCACGCACGTCACCAGCTTCAGCCCTGCCTCCCTGGGTAGCCGAGGAGGCTGCAGCATAAAG GCGGCCGAGGATGCCGGGACCCCCGTGGCCCACCCGCCTGCCTTCAGCACCCGCCGCCGCTCCTCTGCCGGCCCTGCCCACAGCGCCAGTCTC ATGGAGCCAGAGCCCGCAGAGCCCCCCTCTGCCGCAGTGGAGGTGGCCAATGGCGCCGAGCAGACCCGAGTGGACAAAGCACCAGGGAGCCGGAGCCCGCTGAGCGCCGAGGAGCTGATGGCCATCGAGGATGAGAGCGTCCTGGACAAGATG CTGGATCAGACTACGGACTTTGAGGAGCGGAAGCTCATCCGGGCTGCACTGCGTGAGCTCCGACAAAGGAAGAGAG ACCAGCGGGACAAAGAACGAGAACGGCGGCTACAAGAGGCCCGGGCCCGGCCATGGGAGGGCCGCGGCAACACGACAACCAAGACCAGCACACGGCACAGCCAACAGACGGCCAACGGCTCAGCCGTCAGCACAGTCACCAAGACCGAGCGGCTCGTCCAATCCA ATGACGGCACCCGGACGGCCCGCACCACCACAGTGGAGTCGAGTTTTGTGAGGCGCTCAGAGA ATGGTGGCGGCAGCACCATGATGCAAACTAAGACCTTCTCCTCTTCATCATCCAAGAAGATGGGCAG TATCTTCGACCGGGAAGATGAGGCCAGCCCACGGTCTGGCAGCCTAGCGGCACTGGAAAAACGCCAGGCGGAGAAGAAGAAAGAGCTGATGAAGGCGCAGAGCCTGCCCAAAACCTCAGCGTCCCAGGCGCGCAAGGCTATGATTGAGAAGTTGGAGAAGGAAGGCGCGGCAGG CAGCCCGGGCGGACCCCGCATGGCTGTGCAGCGCTCCACCAGCTTTGGGGTCCCCAACGCCAACAGCATCAAGCAGATGTTGCTAGACTGGTGCCGAGCCAAGACACGTGGCTACGAG CATGTGGACATCCAGAACTTCTCCTCGAGTTGGAGTGACGGGATGGCCTTCTGTGCCCTGGTGCACAACTTCTTCCCCGAGGCCTTCGACTACGGGCAGCTCAGCCCACAGAACCGGCGTCAGAACTTCGAGGTGGCCTTCTCGTCTGCCGA GATGCTGGTGGACTGCGTACCCCTGGTGGAGGTGGAGGACATGATGATCATGGGCAAGAAGCCCGACCCCAAGTGCGTTTTCACCTACGTGCAATCGCTCTACAACCACCTGCGGCGCCACGAGCTGCGCCTGCGCGGCAAGAATGTCTAG
- the SMTN gene encoding smoothelin isoform X4: MADETLAGLDEGALRKLLEVTADLAERRRIRSAIRELQRQELEREEEALASKRFRAERQDNKENWLHSQQREAEQRAALARLAGRLESMNDVEELTALLRGAAEYEERKLIRAAIRRVRAQEIEAATLAGRLYSGRPNSGSREDSKGQAARRLEPCEVPKPEEQKQQVEVPEPTPTPSSTSRDVTTVTLLLRAPPRDTPSPPASADGSPTTTSPEPPLEPAEEALCPAPEALGSPEPPPSPPRATSPEPQEPPATPSTDGQVVDKFPPSPTEPPAAQGPTKGRSDTKRADLADPRPCQHSLSVLSPRQPAQNREPTPLASGPSPFQRAGSVRDRVRKFTSDSPMAAGLQEGPPRAALGPSTPARLPGPSHTSTTPATSSSSSGPSSRGTARPLAQLQSCPPEEGPRGRGLAVRSLENRAGGPVARSEEPSAPLPVAVGAAEPGASMKTTFTIEIKDGRGQASTGRVLLPTGNQRAELTLGLRAPPTLLSTSSGGKSTITHISSPGNLARLGSVTHVTSFSPASLGSRGGCSIKMEPEPAEPPSAAVEVANGAEQTRVDKAPGSRSPLSAEELMAIEDESVLDKMLDQTTDFEERKLIRAALRELRQRKRDGGGSTMMQTKTFSSSSSKKMGSIFDREDEASPRSGSLAALEKRQAEKKKELMKAQSLPKTSASQARKAMIEKLEKEGAAGSPGGPRMAVQRSTSFGVPNANSIKQMLLDWCRAKTRGYEHVDIQNFSSSWSDGMAFCALVHNFFPEAFDYGQLSPQNRRQNFEVAFSSAEMLVDCVPLVEVEDMMIMGKKPDPKCVFTYVQSLYNHLRRHELRLRGKNV, encoded by the exons ATGGCAGACGAAACCttagctgggctggatgagggaGCCCTGCGGAAGCTG TTGGAGGTCACAGCGGATCTGGCAGAGCGGCGACGCATCCGCTCGGCCATCCGGGAGCTGCAGCGGCAGGAGCTGGAACGCGAGGAGGAGGCCCTGGCATCCAAGCGCTTCCGCGCCGAGCGGCAGGACAACAAGGAGAACTGGCTGCA CTCCCAGCAGCGGGAGGCTGAGCAGCGGGCTGCTCTGGCACGGCTGGCAGGACGGCTGGAGTCAATGAACGACGTGGAGGAGCTGACCGCACTG CTGCGGGGCGCCGCGGAATACGAGGAGCGGAAGCTGATCCGAGCCGCCATCCGCCGTGTGCGGGCCCAGGAGATCGAGG ccGCCACCTTGGCTGGAAGGCTGTACAGCGGGCGTCCCAACAGTGGCTCAAGAGAGGACAGCAAGGGGCAGGCAGCACGACGGCTAGAACCGTGTGAG GTGCCAAAGCCAGAGGAACAGAAGCAGCAGGTGGAGGTCCCAGAGCCAACCCCGACCCCCAGCAGCACCAGCCGGGATGTAACCACGGTGACACTCCTGCTGCGGGCCCCTCCCAGGGACACACCCAGCCCACCTGCCTCAGCCGATGGTTCGCCCACCACTACCTCTCCTGAGCCTCCGCTGGAGCCTGCCGAGGAGGCCCTGTGCCCTGCCCCTGAGGCTCTGGGCAGTCCCGAGCCTCCCCCAAGCCCACCCAGGGCCACCAGCCCTGAGCCCCAGGAGCCTCCAGCCACCCCCAGCACAGACGGGCAGGTGGTCGACAAG TTCCCGCCCAGCCCCACGGAGCCCCCTGCCGCCCAAGGCCCCACCAAAGGTCGCTCGGACACAAAGAGAGCAG ACCTGGCTGACCCTCGCCCCTGCCAACACTCCCTGTCTGTGCTCAGCCCCCGCCAGCCAGCCCAGAACCGAG AGCCCACCCCCCTCGCCAGCGGACCTTCCCCGTTCCAGCGGGCGGGCTCCGTCCGGGACCGCGTGCGCAAGTTCACATCGGACTCTCCTATGGCTGCTGGGCTCCAGGAAGGCCCACCCCGCGCGGCCCTCGGCCCCTcgacccctgccaggctcccaggCCCCTCCCACACCAGCACCACCcctgccacctcctcctcctccagtggCCCCTCCTCGCGGGGAACAGCCCGGCCCCTGGCCCAGCTTCAGAGCTGCCCTCCGGAGGAGGGCCCCAGGGGGCGGGGCTTGGCCGTCAGGTCCCTTGAAAACAGAGCAGGGGGGCCCGTGGCCCGCTCAGAGGAGCCCAGCGCCCCGCTGCCCGTGGCCGTGGGCGCCGCCGAGCCAGGGGCCAGTATGAAGACCACATTCACCATCGAGATCAAGGATGGCCGGGGCCAGGCCTCCACAGGCCGGGTGCTGCTGCCCACGGGCAACCAGAGGGCAG AACTGACGCTGGGGCTGCGGGCGCCCCCCACCCTCCTTAGCACCAGCAGTGGGGGCAAGAGCACCATCACCCATATCAGCAGCCCTGGGAACCTAGCCCGGCTGGGCAGTGTCACGCACGTCACCAGCTTCAGCCCTGCCTCCCTGGGTAGCCGAGGAGGCTGCAGCATAAAG ATGGAGCCAGAGCCCGCAGAGCCCCCCTCTGCCGCAGTGGAGGTGGCCAATGGCGCCGAGCAGACCCGAGTGGACAAAGCACCAGGGAGCCGGAGCCCGCTGAGCGCCGAGGAGCTGATGGCCATCGAGGATGAGAGCGTCCTGGACAAGATG CTGGATCAGACTACGGACTTTGAGGAGCGGAAGCTCATCCGGGCTGCACTGCGTGAGCTCCGACAAAGGAAGAGAG ATGGTGGCGGCAGCACCATGATGCAAACTAAGACCTTCTCCTCTTCATCATCCAAGAAGATGGGCAG TATCTTCGACCGGGAAGATGAGGCCAGCCCACGGTCTGGCAGCCTAGCGGCACTGGAAAAACGCCAGGCGGAGAAGAAGAAAGAGCTGATGAAGGCGCAGAGCCTGCCCAAAACCTCAGCGTCCCAGGCGCGCAAGGCTATGATTGAGAAGTTGGAGAAGGAAGGCGCGGCAGG CAGCCCGGGCGGACCCCGCATGGCTGTGCAGCGCTCCACCAGCTTTGGGGTCCCCAACGCCAACAGCATCAAGCAGATGTTGCTAGACTGGTGCCGAGCCAAGACACGTGGCTACGAG CATGTGGACATCCAGAACTTCTCCTCGAGTTGGAGTGACGGGATGGCCTTCTGTGCCCTGGTGCACAACTTCTTCCCCGAGGCCTTCGACTACGGGCAGCTCAGCCCACAGAACCGGCGTCAGAACTTCGAGGTGGCCTTCTCGTCTGCCGA GATGCTGGTGGACTGCGTACCCCTGGTGGAGGTGGAGGACATGATGATCATGGGCAAGAAGCCCGACCCCAAGTGCGTTTTCACCTACGTGCAATCGCTCTACAACCACCTGCGGCGCCACGAGCTGCGCCTGCGCGGCAAGAATGTCTAG
- the SMTN gene encoding smoothelin isoform X2 codes for MADETLAGLDEGALRKLLEVTADLAERRRIRSAIRELQRQELEREEEALASKRFRAERQDNKENWLHSQQREAEQRAALARLAGRLESMNDVEELTALLRGAAEYEERKLIRAAIRRVRAQEIEAATLAGRLYSGRPNSGSREDSKGQAARRLEPCEVPKPEEQKQQVEVPEPTPTPSSTSRDVTTVTLLLRAPPRDTPSPPASADGSPTTTSPEPPLEPAEEALCPAPEALGSPEPPPSPPRATSPEPQEPPATPSTDGQVVDKFPPSPTEPPAAQGPTKGRSDTKRADLADPRPCQHSLSVLSPRQPAQNREPTPLASGPSPFQRAGSVRDRVRKFTSDSPMAAGLQEGPPRAALGPSTPARLPGPSHTSTTPATSSSSSGPSSRGTARPLAQLQSCPPEEGPRGRGLAVRSLENRAGGPVARSEEPSAPLPVAVGAAEPGASMKTTFTIEIKDGRGQASTGRVLLPTGNQRAELTLGLRAPPTLLSTSSGGKSTITHISSPGNLARLGSVTHVTSFSPASLGSRGGCSIKMEPEPAEPPSAAVEVANGAEQTRVDKAPGSRSPLSAEELMAIEDESVLDKMLDQTTDFEERKLIRAALRELRQRKRDQRDKERERRLQEARARPWEGRGNTTTKTSTRHSQQTANGSAVSTVTKTERLVQSNDGTRTARTTTVESSFVRRSENGGGSTMMQTKTFSSSSSKKMGSIFDREDEASPRSGSLAALEKRQAEKKKELMKAQSLPKTSASQARKAMIEKLEKEGAAGSPGGPRMAVQRSTSFGVPNANSIKQMLLDWCRAKTRGYEHVDIQNFSSSWSDGMAFCALVHNFFPEAFDYGQLSPQNRRQNFEVAFSSAETHADCPQLLDTEDMVRLREPDWKCVYTYIQEFYRCLVQKGLVKTKKS; via the exons ATGGCAGACGAAACCttagctgggctggatgagggaGCCCTGCGGAAGCTG TTGGAGGTCACAGCGGATCTGGCAGAGCGGCGACGCATCCGCTCGGCCATCCGGGAGCTGCAGCGGCAGGAGCTGGAACGCGAGGAGGAGGCCCTGGCATCCAAGCGCTTCCGCGCCGAGCGGCAGGACAACAAGGAGAACTGGCTGCA CTCCCAGCAGCGGGAGGCTGAGCAGCGGGCTGCTCTGGCACGGCTGGCAGGACGGCTGGAGTCAATGAACGACGTGGAGGAGCTGACCGCACTG CTGCGGGGCGCCGCGGAATACGAGGAGCGGAAGCTGATCCGAGCCGCCATCCGCCGTGTGCGGGCCCAGGAGATCGAGG ccGCCACCTTGGCTGGAAGGCTGTACAGCGGGCGTCCCAACAGTGGCTCAAGAGAGGACAGCAAGGGGCAGGCAGCACGACGGCTAGAACCGTGTGAG GTGCCAAAGCCAGAGGAACAGAAGCAGCAGGTGGAGGTCCCAGAGCCAACCCCGACCCCCAGCAGCACCAGCCGGGATGTAACCACGGTGACACTCCTGCTGCGGGCCCCTCCCAGGGACACACCCAGCCCACCTGCCTCAGCCGATGGTTCGCCCACCACTACCTCTCCTGAGCCTCCGCTGGAGCCTGCCGAGGAGGCCCTGTGCCCTGCCCCTGAGGCTCTGGGCAGTCCCGAGCCTCCCCCAAGCCCACCCAGGGCCACCAGCCCTGAGCCCCAGGAGCCTCCAGCCACCCCCAGCACAGACGGGCAGGTGGTCGACAAG TTCCCGCCCAGCCCCACGGAGCCCCCTGCCGCCCAAGGCCCCACCAAAGGTCGCTCGGACACAAAGAGAGCAG ACCTGGCTGACCCTCGCCCCTGCCAACACTCCCTGTCTGTGCTCAGCCCCCGCCAGCCAGCCCAGAACCGAG AGCCCACCCCCCTCGCCAGCGGACCTTCCCCGTTCCAGCGGGCGGGCTCCGTCCGGGACCGCGTGCGCAAGTTCACATCGGACTCTCCTATGGCTGCTGGGCTCCAGGAAGGCCCACCCCGCGCGGCCCTCGGCCCCTcgacccctgccaggctcccaggCCCCTCCCACACCAGCACCACCcctgccacctcctcctcctccagtggCCCCTCCTCGCGGGGAACAGCCCGGCCCCTGGCCCAGCTTCAGAGCTGCCCTCCGGAGGAGGGCCCCAGGGGGCGGGGCTTGGCCGTCAGGTCCCTTGAAAACAGAGCAGGGGGGCCCGTGGCCCGCTCAGAGGAGCCCAGCGCCCCGCTGCCCGTGGCCGTGGGCGCCGCCGAGCCAGGGGCCAGTATGAAGACCACATTCACCATCGAGATCAAGGATGGCCGGGGCCAGGCCTCCACAGGCCGGGTGCTGCTGCCCACGGGCAACCAGAGGGCAG AACTGACGCTGGGGCTGCGGGCGCCCCCCACCCTCCTTAGCACCAGCAGTGGGGGCAAGAGCACCATCACCCATATCAGCAGCCCTGGGAACCTAGCCCGGCTGGGCAGTGTCACGCACGTCACCAGCTTCAGCCCTGCCTCCCTGGGTAGCCGAGGAGGCTGCAGCATAAAG ATGGAGCCAGAGCCCGCAGAGCCCCCCTCTGCCGCAGTGGAGGTGGCCAATGGCGCCGAGCAGACCCGAGTGGACAAAGCACCAGGGAGCCGGAGCCCGCTGAGCGCCGAGGAGCTGATGGCCATCGAGGATGAGAGCGTCCTGGACAAGATG CTGGATCAGACTACGGACTTTGAGGAGCGGAAGCTCATCCGGGCTGCACTGCGTGAGCTCCGACAAAGGAAGAGAG ACCAGCGGGACAAAGAACGAGAACGGCGGCTACAAGAGGCCCGGGCCCGGCCATGGGAGGGCCGCGGCAACACGACAACCAAGACCAGCACACGGCACAGCCAACAGACGGCCAACGGCTCAGCCGTCAGCACAGTCACCAAGACCGAGCGGCTCGTCCAATCCA ATGACGGCACCCGGACGGCCCGCACCACCACAGTGGAGTCGAGTTTTGTGAGGCGCTCAGAGA ATGGTGGCGGCAGCACCATGATGCAAACTAAGACCTTCTCCTCTTCATCATCCAAGAAGATGGGCAG TATCTTCGACCGGGAAGATGAGGCCAGCCCACGGTCTGGCAGCCTAGCGGCACTGGAAAAACGCCAGGCGGAGAAGAAGAAAGAGCTGATGAAGGCGCAGAGCCTGCCCAAAACCTCAGCGTCCCAGGCGCGCAAGGCTATGATTGAGAAGTTGGAGAAGGAAGGCGCGGCAGG CAGCCCGGGCGGACCCCGCATGGCTGTGCAGCGCTCCACCAGCTTTGGGGTCCCCAACGCCAACAGCATCAAGCAGATGTTGCTAGACTGGTGCCGAGCCAAGACACGTGGCTACGAG CATGTGGACATCCAGAACTTCTCCTCGAGTTGGAGTGACGGGATGGCCTTCTGTGCCCTGGTGCACAACTTCTTCCCCGAGGCCTTCGACTACGGGCAGCTCAGCCCACAGAACCGGCGTCAGAACTTCGAGGTGGCCTTCTCGTCTGCCGA GACCCATGCGGACTGCCCGCAGCTCCTGGACACAGAGGACATGGTCCGGCTTCGAGAGCCTGACTGGAAGTGCGTGTACACGTACATCCAGGAGTTCTACCGCTGTCTGGTCCAGAAGGGGCTGGTAAAAACCAAAAAGTCCTAA
- the SMTN gene encoding smoothelin isoform X5, translating into MADETLAGLDEGALRKLLEVTADLAERRRIRSAIRELQRQELEREEEALASKRFRAERQDNKENWLHSQQREAEQRAALARLAGRLESMNDVEELTALLRGAAEYEERKLIRAAIRRVRAQEIEAATLAGRLYSGRPNSGSREDSKGQAARRLEPCEVPKPEEQKQQVEVPEPTPTPSSTSRDVTTVTLLLRAPPRDTPSPPASADGSPTTTSPEPPLEPAEEALCPAPEALGSPEPPPSPPRATSPEPQEPPATPSTDGQVVDKFPPSPTEPPAAQGPTKGRSDTKRADLADPRPCQHSLSVLSPRQPAQNREPTPLASGPSPFQRAGSVRDRVRKFTSDSPMAAGLQEGPPRAALGPSTPARLPGPSHTSTTPATSSSSSGPSSRGTARPLAQLQSCPPEEGPRGRGLAVRSLENRAGGPVARSEEPSAPLPVAVGAAEPGASMKTTFTIEIKDGRGQASTGRVLLPTGNQRAELTLGLRAPPTLLSTSSGGKSTITHISSPGNLARLGSVTHVTSFSPASLGSRGGCSIKMEPEPAEPPSAAVEVANGAEQTRVDKAPGSRSPLSAEELMAIEDESVLDKMLDQTTDFEERKLIRAALRELRQRKRDGGGSTMMQTKTFSSSSSKKMGSIFDREDEASPRSGSLAALEKRQAEKKKELMKAQSLPKTSASQARKAMIEKLEKEGAAGSPGGPRMAVQRSTSFGVPNANSIKQMLLDWCRAKTRGYEHVDIQNFSSSWSDGMAFCALVHNFFPEAFDYGQLSPQNRRQNFEVAFSSAETHADCPQLLDTEDMVRLREPDWKCVYTYIQEFYRCLVQKGLVKTKKS; encoded by the exons ATGGCAGACGAAACCttagctgggctggatgagggaGCCCTGCGGAAGCTG TTGGAGGTCACAGCGGATCTGGCAGAGCGGCGACGCATCCGCTCGGCCATCCGGGAGCTGCAGCGGCAGGAGCTGGAACGCGAGGAGGAGGCCCTGGCATCCAAGCGCTTCCGCGCCGAGCGGCAGGACAACAAGGAGAACTGGCTGCA CTCCCAGCAGCGGGAGGCTGAGCAGCGGGCTGCTCTGGCACGGCTGGCAGGACGGCTGGAGTCAATGAACGACGTGGAGGAGCTGACCGCACTG CTGCGGGGCGCCGCGGAATACGAGGAGCGGAAGCTGATCCGAGCCGCCATCCGCCGTGTGCGGGCCCAGGAGATCGAGG ccGCCACCTTGGCTGGAAGGCTGTACAGCGGGCGTCCCAACAGTGGCTCAAGAGAGGACAGCAAGGGGCAGGCAGCACGACGGCTAGAACCGTGTGAG GTGCCAAAGCCAGAGGAACAGAAGCAGCAGGTGGAGGTCCCAGAGCCAACCCCGACCCCCAGCAGCACCAGCCGGGATGTAACCACGGTGACACTCCTGCTGCGGGCCCCTCCCAGGGACACACCCAGCCCACCTGCCTCAGCCGATGGTTCGCCCACCACTACCTCTCCTGAGCCTCCGCTGGAGCCTGCCGAGGAGGCCCTGTGCCCTGCCCCTGAGGCTCTGGGCAGTCCCGAGCCTCCCCCAAGCCCACCCAGGGCCACCAGCCCTGAGCCCCAGGAGCCTCCAGCCACCCCCAGCACAGACGGGCAGGTGGTCGACAAG TTCCCGCCCAGCCCCACGGAGCCCCCTGCCGCCCAAGGCCCCACCAAAGGTCGCTCGGACACAAAGAGAGCAG ACCTGGCTGACCCTCGCCCCTGCCAACACTCCCTGTCTGTGCTCAGCCCCCGCCAGCCAGCCCAGAACCGAG AGCCCACCCCCCTCGCCAGCGGACCTTCCCCGTTCCAGCGGGCGGGCTCCGTCCGGGACCGCGTGCGCAAGTTCACATCGGACTCTCCTATGGCTGCTGGGCTCCAGGAAGGCCCACCCCGCGCGGCCCTCGGCCCCTcgacccctgccaggctcccaggCCCCTCCCACACCAGCACCACCcctgccacctcctcctcctccagtggCCCCTCCTCGCGGGGAACAGCCCGGCCCCTGGCCCAGCTTCAGAGCTGCCCTCCGGAGGAGGGCCCCAGGGGGCGGGGCTTGGCCGTCAGGTCCCTTGAAAACAGAGCAGGGGGGCCCGTGGCCCGCTCAGAGGAGCCCAGCGCCCCGCTGCCCGTGGCCGTGGGCGCCGCCGAGCCAGGGGCCAGTATGAAGACCACATTCACCATCGAGATCAAGGATGGCCGGGGCCAGGCCTCCACAGGCCGGGTGCTGCTGCCCACGGGCAACCAGAGGGCAG AACTGACGCTGGGGCTGCGGGCGCCCCCCACCCTCCTTAGCACCAGCAGTGGGGGCAAGAGCACCATCACCCATATCAGCAGCCCTGGGAACCTAGCCCGGCTGGGCAGTGTCACGCACGTCACCAGCTTCAGCCCTGCCTCCCTGGGTAGCCGAGGAGGCTGCAGCATAAAG ATGGAGCCAGAGCCCGCAGAGCCCCCCTCTGCCGCAGTGGAGGTGGCCAATGGCGCCGAGCAGACCCGAGTGGACAAAGCACCAGGGAGCCGGAGCCCGCTGAGCGCCGAGGAGCTGATGGCCATCGAGGATGAGAGCGTCCTGGACAAGATG CTGGATCAGACTACGGACTTTGAGGAGCGGAAGCTCATCCGGGCTGCACTGCGTGAGCTCCGACAAAGGAAGAGAG ATGGTGGCGGCAGCACCATGATGCAAACTAAGACCTTCTCCTCTTCATCATCCAAGAAGATGGGCAG TATCTTCGACCGGGAAGATGAGGCCAGCCCACGGTCTGGCAGCCTAGCGGCACTGGAAAAACGCCAGGCGGAGAAGAAGAAAGAGCTGATGAAGGCGCAGAGCCTGCCCAAAACCTCAGCGTCCCAGGCGCGCAAGGCTATGATTGAGAAGTTGGAGAAGGAAGGCGCGGCAGG CAGCCCGGGCGGACCCCGCATGGCTGTGCAGCGCTCCACCAGCTTTGGGGTCCCCAACGCCAACAGCATCAAGCAGATGTTGCTAGACTGGTGCCGAGCCAAGACACGTGGCTACGAG CATGTGGACATCCAGAACTTCTCCTCGAGTTGGAGTGACGGGATGGCCTTCTGTGCCCTGGTGCACAACTTCTTCCCCGAGGCCTTCGACTACGGGCAGCTCAGCCCACAGAACCGGCGTCAGAACTTCGAGGTGGCCTTCTCGTCTGCCGA GACCCATGCGGACTGCCCGCAGCTCCTGGACACAGAGGACATGGTCCGGCTTCGAGAGCCTGACTGGAAGTGCGTGTACACGTACATCCAGGAGTTCTACCGCTGTCTGGTCCAGAAGGGGCTGGTAAAAACCAAAAAGTCCTAA